Genomic segment of Campylobacter sp. MIT 99-7217:
TGTGCTAAGGCTGGAGATAGTGATTTTTCAGCACTTGGGGTTTTAAGCTCTTTGATTTGTGAAAAAGAGTTTCTTTTTGAAGTGCCAGCACATTGTTTTGAGCCTGCTCCAAAGGTTACTTCAGCTGTTATGATGCTGAAAAAAGAATGCGAATTTGAGGAAATTTGTGATATAAAAAGCTTTGAAAAATTCTTGAGAGCTAGTTTTAAAGCTCCAAGAAAAACGCTTTTAAGCAATCTCAAAGCTTATAAAACCGAGCTTTTAGAGCTTTTTAAGGCTTTAAATTTAAAAGAAAATATCAGACCTCACGAGCTTTGCGCCAAATCCTACCTTAAACTTTTTCAAAATTTAAAGGATAGTTTATGAGCAACGAAGAAAATTTAAACAAAAACGAAGAAAACAAGGGAGAAAACCCAAATTCATCTTCAAAGTCAAACAGAAGACACAAATTTAAAAAAAGAAAAAAGTCTTTAGAAAATTCAGTAAAAGATGAGACTCAAAGAAGTCAAGAAAATATGGAAGAAAAAAGTGCGAATGATTCTGAGATAAAAAAGAAGAAAAAAAATCGTAATCTCCCAAGCAAACTTACCGGAAATGAAGATTGGCAAGTAGCTCTAGCTGAGTGTATAAAGGCAAATAAAATTTCTCACGAAAACCGCTTAAAGCCTCTTAAATACAACAATTCAAACGAACATAAAATTCGCATTACCCCACTTGGTGGCTTAGGGGAAATCGGTGGCAATATGGCTGTCATGGAAACAAACAATGATGCTATCATCATAGATATAGGTATGAGTTTTCCAGATGGTTCGCAACATGGCGTAGATATCGTTATACCAGATTTTGACTATGTGAGAAAGATAAAAGACAAGATAAGGGCTGTGATCATTACGCATGCTCATGAGGATCATATCGGTGCTGTGCCGTATTTTTATAAGGAATTTGACTTTCCGCTTTATGCTACGCCTCTAGCTTTGGGTATGATTTCAAACAAATTTGAAGAGCATGGGCTTAAGGAAAAAAGAAAATTATTTTATCCTGTTGAAAAACGAAAGCTTTATGAAATAGGCGAGTTTGAAATAGAGTGGATACACATCACGCATTCTATCATCGATGCTTCAGCTCTTGCTATCATCACAAAGGCTGGTATCATAATCCACACAGGGGATTTCAAGCTTGATCAAACTCCTATTGATGGCTATCCAAGCGATTTAAACCGCTTGGCATATTATGGCGATGAGGGCGTGCTTTGCTTGCTAAGTGATAGCACAAATTCTTACAAAGAAGGCATTACAAAAAGTGAAAGCTCTGTGGGTCCAACCTTTGATCAAATTTTTTCAAAGACAAAAGGACGCGTGATCATGAGTACTTTTAGCTCAAATATCCATCGCGTTTATCAGGCCATTACCTATGGGCTTAAATACGGCAGAAAGGTTTGCGTTATAGGGCGTAGTATGGAAAGAAATTTATATACTACTATGGAGCTTGGCTATATAAATTTGGATAGAAAAATTTTCATCGACGCTGATGAGGTAAGCAAATATAAAGACAATGAAGTTTTGATCGTTACCACTGGCTCACAGGGCGAAACTATGAGCGCACTTTATAGAATGGCAACTGATGAACATAAATTTATTAAAATCAAGCCAACAGATCAAATCATCATCTCAGCTAAAGCGATCCCGGGAAATGAAGGCAGTGTTTCAGCGGTTCTAGACTTTTTGCTAAAGGCTGGTGCAAAGGTGGCGTATCAAGAATTTAGCGAAATTCATGTAAGCGGTCATGCAAGCCAAGAGGAGCAAAAAATCATGCTAACGCTTGTAAAACCTAAGTTTTTCTTGCCTGTACATGGAGAATACAACCACATTACCAAGCATAAAGAAACAGCGGTTAAATGCGGTGTTGATGAAAGAAATGTCTATCTTATGAGCGATGGCGATCAAATCGAGCTTTGTCAAAAATACATGAAACGCATTCGCACGGTTAAAACAGGCAAGGTCTTTGTGGATAATCAAATCAATAGGCAAATCGCCGATGATGTGGTGATCGATAGGCAAAATTTAGCTGATAATGGTATCGTGCTTATTGTCGCACAACTTGACAAAGCGACAAAAACGCTGATCAATAAGCCTAGAGTTTTGAGCTACGGACTTATAGCTGATAAGCAAGATCATGCTTTTGCAAAAGAGCTTAGTGATGTGCTTACGATATTTTTTACCAATCTTAAAGATGAGGTTTTAAATGATTCAAGATTTATGGAAAATCAAATCCGCCAAGTGCTTCGCAAACATATCTTTAGGAAGCTTAAAAAATATCCTACTATAGTTCCAACTGTGTTTATGATGTAGCTTTCCCATGCTAAATTTATCCAACCGACGCTACACAGGGGCTAAGAGTAAGCTTTTAGCCCCTATTGAAAAGATCTTACAAAAAAGCTTTTTTTCTAAGGCTAATGAGGCTGATTTTAAAAATGAGGCTTTAAAAACAAGAACTAACGAAAAAGGCTCAAATTTAAATCATAAAGTTAAAACTAACACAAATGAGCAAGAAAAGCCCTCTTTTAAAGAAAAAGCCTTTTTTGAAGCCTTTGCAGGAACAGCTGTGATAAGCGAGCATTTTTTAAAATACTCAAATTTAAATCATTTTTATATCAATGATTTTTTACACTCAAATTTCATCATCTATCAAGGCTTTTTTAGTCAAGAAAGCTTTGATGAAAAAAAGCTTTTAGCTTATGCAAAGCTTTATAATGCCTTAGATTTAAAAGAGCAAAATTATTATAGTCTTTATTATGGGGATAAGTTTTTTAGCCTAAAAGATGCTATAAAAATAGGTTTTATAAGAGAGCATTTAGACGAGGGCTTAAAAAACAAAGAGTTGAATTTAAAAGAATTTCATATCTTACTAGCTAGTCTTTTATATAGTGTTGATAGGATAGCTAATACTGTGGGACATTATGATGCTTACCG
This window contains:
- a CDS encoding DNA adenine methylase, which gives rise to MLNLSNRRYTGAKSKLLAPIEKILQKSFFSKANEADFKNEALKTRTNEKGSNLNHKVKTNTNEQEKPSFKEKAFFEAFAGTAVISEHFLKYSNLNHFYINDFLHSNFIIYQGFFSQESFDEKKLLAYAKLYNALDLKEQNYYSLYYGDKFFSLKDAIKIGFIREHLDEGLKNKELNLKEFHILLASLLYSVDRIANTVGHYDAYRKNQILKDKFEFKLIKPIKTDKKIELFREDANALAKKLRKEFEAKKAKFECVFLDPPYNSRQYSRFYHLLENLAQNKKPKLYGVALKPEPENLSKYCQNEALKALKDLTSNLAPISKNIVMTYNNTTSANARSNTKLSFELIKSLLEEYGKTRLFKLDFKPFSAGKTSFKDHKEGVFWCQI
- a CDS encoding ribonuclease J, giving the protein MSNEENLNKNEENKGENPNSSSKSNRRHKFKKRKKSLENSVKDETQRSQENMEEKSANDSEIKKKKKNRNLPSKLTGNEDWQVALAECIKANKISHENRLKPLKYNNSNEHKIRITPLGGLGEIGGNMAVMETNNDAIIIDIGMSFPDGSQHGVDIVIPDFDYVRKIKDKIRAVIITHAHEDHIGAVPYFYKEFDFPLYATPLALGMISNKFEEHGLKEKRKLFYPVEKRKLYEIGEFEIEWIHITHSIIDASALAIITKAGIIIHTGDFKLDQTPIDGYPSDLNRLAYYGDEGVLCLLSDSTNSYKEGITKSESSVGPTFDQIFSKTKGRVIMSTFSSNIHRVYQAITYGLKYGRKVCVIGRSMERNLYTTMELGYINLDRKIFIDADEVSKYKDNEVLIVTTGSQGETMSALYRMATDEHKFIKIKPTDQIIISAKAIPGNEGSVSAVLDFLLKAGAKVAYQEFSEIHVSGHASQEEQKIMLTLVKPKFFLPVHGEYNHITKHKETAVKCGVDERNVYLMSDGDQIELCQKYMKRIRTVKTGKVFVDNQINRQIADDVVIDRQNLADNGIVLIVAQLDKATKTLINKPRVLSYGLIADKQDHAFAKELSDVLTIFFTNLKDEVLNDSRFMENQIRQVLRKHIFRKLKKYPTIVPTVFMM